In a genomic window of Occallatibacter riparius:
- a CDS encoding anti-sigma factor, giving the protein MTDSIHIPQDDLALYAMRALSPEEAAQVRAHVDACAECREELAALSGDLAAVAMSVEQQELPAGARERFLNRIAADARTDSQSAPTPAARGSVVSIDSAPRRSARPSWIAWGAVAAMLVIAAGLELRVRFLRGQVALQARVIEQQQQANAKAQMVMDLLKDPTAQHVMLTAAKSKPAPMAKTVYMASKGALLMQASNLDPLPSNKTYELWVIPMKGAPMPAGMFKPDAAGNASVVMPDMPKGIEAKAFGVTIENAGGSATPTMPIVLAGAAPAAGL; this is encoded by the coding sequence ATGACGGACAGCATCCACATTCCGCAGGACGACCTCGCGCTCTACGCGATGCGTGCCCTTTCGCCTGAAGAGGCGGCGCAGGTGCGTGCGCACGTGGATGCCTGCGCGGAGTGCCGCGAGGAACTGGCTGCGTTGTCTGGGGATCTGGCTGCCGTGGCAATGTCGGTGGAGCAGCAGGAGCTTCCCGCCGGTGCGCGGGAGCGGTTCCTGAACCGGATTGCGGCGGACGCTCGCACGGACAGCCAGTCCGCGCCGACGCCAGCTGCAAGGGGCTCGGTCGTGTCGATCGACTCCGCACCTCGCCGCAGTGCCCGGCCCAGTTGGATTGCCTGGGGAGCGGTTGCGGCAATGCTTGTAATTGCTGCGGGGCTGGAGTTGCGGGTGCGCTTCCTCCGCGGGCAGGTCGCACTGCAGGCCCGGGTCATCGAACAGCAGCAGCAGGCAAACGCCAAGGCGCAGATGGTCATGGACCTGCTCAAGGATCCGACGGCGCAGCATGTGATGCTGACCGCGGCGAAGTCGAAGCCCGCGCCAATGGCCAAGACGGTCTACATGGCGTCGAAGGGCGCGTTGCTCATGCAGGCGAGCAATCTCGATCCACTTCCCTCCAACAAAACGTATGAACTTTGGGTCATCCCGATGAAGGGCGCACCAATGCCGGCGGGGATGTTCAAGCCCGACGCGGCGGGAAATGCCAGCGTGGTGATGCCGGATATGCCAAAGGGCATTGAAGCGAAAGCATTTGGCGTCACCATCGAGAACGCCGGTGGCTCGGCTACGCCGACCATGCCCATTGTGCTGGCAGGCGCGGCGCCGGCTGCGGGCCTCTAG
- a CDS encoding sensor histidine kinase, which yields MRLKTKLVLAITALVLLISGLLSMVYVSQLLHASVQQSYETNRMVADDVRFALQNALQSGLEGRTVDPNQPEQLRDLTRNAIRTSPVLKNVVDAANRYSPTVYDINIGDNELHTLLSTNPDNNDKPLPIRPSYKELLDANPVDLMRRVFGEEPRVYEISVPLERNGSPFATVRVGVRTTFLREVYKPWLEEAFTLMGFALGTAILVALLLSNLALRPLEEISLQLDYWSPSPDGVSSSEPEPQDTAERVSHQIERIGQRIRNVEEVFSALRENIDQILANLQDGLLLFTADSRAVLVSEAARRFLQIDRDRVLGMQSSEIFNRSTTLGRTLREAFDARIALIKEEVRTENGRRIEVSVDFIHDDMTRQGLGALVTLRDLESVEAIESELELSRRMSAIGRLTSGVAHEVKNPINAIVVHLELLRNKLEGTSPNAQRHLDVIEAEIKRLDRVVQTLVDFSRPVELQLREQDLRAIIDDVLALATDELRMRSVTVHSQLPSNPVIVNVDADLLKQAVINVVQNGAQAMPEGGRLDLILEIDRRSAELRILDEGVGIPEEIREKIFDLYFTTKSEGSGIGLAMTYRILQLHHGSVEVQSRRDRGTEFKFRIPLSAVDWGRRPLQAAVIEQDEGLE from the coding sequence ATGCGATTGAAAACAAAACTCGTTCTGGCTATCACAGCCCTGGTGCTGCTTATTTCGGGGCTGCTCTCGATGGTCTACGTCAGCCAGCTTCTGCATGCGTCGGTGCAGCAGTCTTATGAGACCAACCGCATGGTCGCGGACGACGTCCGATTCGCGCTGCAGAATGCGCTTCAATCGGGGCTCGAAGGCCGGACCGTGGATCCGAACCAGCCCGAGCAGTTGCGCGACCTGACCCGCAACGCCATCCGCACGAGCCCGGTACTTAAGAACGTCGTCGACGCGGCAAACCGTTATTCGCCCACGGTTTACGACATCAATATCGGCGACAACGAACTGCACACCCTGCTCAGCACCAATCCCGACAACAACGACAAGCCGCTGCCGATCCGGCCCAGCTACAAGGAACTGCTCGACGCCAACCCGGTGGATCTGATGCGGCGCGTATTCGGCGAGGAACCGCGCGTTTATGAGATCAGCGTGCCGCTGGAACGCAACGGCTCGCCGTTTGCCACGGTCCGCGTAGGCGTCCGCACGACATTTTTGCGCGAGGTGTACAAACCGTGGCTCGAAGAGGCGTTCACGCTGATGGGCTTCGCGCTGGGCACCGCGATCCTGGTGGCGCTGCTGTTGTCGAACTTGGCACTCCGTCCGTTGGAAGAAATCAGCCTTCAGCTCGATTACTGGAGCCCCTCGCCCGACGGTGTTTCATCATCCGAACCGGAGCCGCAGGACACGGCCGAGCGCGTTTCGCACCAGATCGAGCGCATCGGGCAGCGTATTCGCAATGTGGAAGAAGTCTTCTCTGCCCTGCGCGAAAACATCGACCAGATCCTTGCCAATCTGCAGGATGGGCTGCTGCTGTTCACGGCGGACAGCCGCGCTGTGCTGGTGTCGGAAGCCGCGCGCAGGTTTCTCCAAATCGATCGCGACCGCGTGCTCGGCATGCAGTCATCGGAGATCTTCAATCGGTCTACGACCCTCGGCCGCACCCTGCGTGAAGCCTTCGATGCGCGCATCGCACTGATCAAAGAGGAGGTTCGCACCGAGAACGGGCGCCGCATTGAGGTCTCGGTCGACTTCATCCACGACGACATGACCCGCCAGGGGCTCGGAGCACTGGTCACCCTGCGCGATCTGGAATCGGTTGAGGCCATTGAATCCGAACTCGAGCTGTCGCGGCGCATGTCGGCTATCGGACGGCTCACCTCCGGGGTTGCCCACGAGGTCAAGAACCCCATCAACGCCATCGTGGTTCATCTGGAACTGCTCAGGAACAAGCTCGAGGGCACCAGCCCCAATGCCCAGCGGCATTTGGACGTGATTGAGGCGGAGATCAAGCGGCTCGACCGCGTGGTTCAGACGCTGGTCGACTTCTCGCGGCCGGTGGAACTGCAACTCCGCGAGCAGGACCTGCGCGCCATCATCGACGATGTGCTGGCGCTGGCGACCGATGAGCTGCGCATGCGGAGTGTGACGGTCCATAGCCAGCTTCCGTCAAACCCAGTGATCGTAAACGTGGACGCCGACCTGCTCAAGCAGGCGGTTATCAACGTAGTTCAGAACGGCGCACAGGCTATGCCGGAGGGCGGTCGGCTCGACTTGATCCTCGAGATCGACCGCAGATCCGCCGAGTTACGCATTCTTGATGAAGGAGTTGGCATTCCCGAGGAGATTCGGGAGAAGATCTTCGATCTCTACTTCACCACCAAGTCCGAAGGAAGCGGTATCGGATTAGCCATGACCTACCGCATCCTGCAATTGCACCACGGCAGTGTGGAAGTACAATCAAGAAGAGATCGAGGAACAGAGTTCAAGTTTCGGATACCGCTCTCTGCGGTTGACTGGGGCCGCCGACCTCTGCAAGCGGCGGTGATTGAACAAGATGAGGGGCTGGAATGA
- a CDS encoding sigma-54-dependent transcriptional regulator, protein MPPGVKVLIVEDEPHALMGLAELISGWGYRTETARDGIEGWEKILAWSPAIVVTDLKMPRLDGLGLLARLSEEGHNFKSSAAVVLLTAQGTIQTAVEAMKLGAYDFLLKPVDATRLRNILANATRQRETEIELEVARRRLRETGVLGSMVGTSKAMREIFSLIEQIAPSNVSVLITGESGTGKELVARTLHDLSPRKPHPFVAVNCAAIPETLIESEIFGHEKGSFTGALERRIGCFELATQGTLLLDELAEMPIGTQAKLLRVLEERKLRRLGARTEVDVDVRVLAATNRNPEEAISGGNLRADLFYRLNVFHIHMPPLRTHLEDLPSMAEAMLAEMNAKHNRNVAGLAPSILDRMIAYNWPGNARELRNTIERAVILCPDRAPLDAGHLPPGFGKQHTAAPVADDSSVIPVRVGNTVDEAERMLILKTLEATGQNKTRAAEILGVSLKTLHNKLKEYSQAGQPA, encoded by the coding sequence ATGCCCCCAGGAGTCAAGGTTTTAATCGTCGAAGATGAGCCCCACGCGTTGATGGGGCTTGCTGAACTCATCTCAGGATGGGGTTACCGCACTGAGACCGCGCGCGACGGCATCGAAGGCTGGGAGAAGATCCTGGCCTGGAGCCCGGCGATTGTCGTCACCGACTTGAAGATGCCGCGGCTCGACGGCCTCGGGCTGCTGGCGCGCCTGTCTGAAGAGGGCCACAATTTCAAGTCCAGCGCCGCAGTGGTGCTGCTCACCGCCCAGGGCACGATTCAGACGGCTGTCGAAGCCATGAAGCTGGGCGCTTACGACTTCCTTTTGAAGCCGGTGGATGCGACGCGGCTGCGCAACATTCTGGCGAACGCAACGCGGCAGCGAGAGACCGAGATTGAGCTGGAAGTGGCTCGGCGGCGGCTGCGCGAGACTGGCGTGCTGGGTTCGATGGTTGGCACGTCAAAGGCGATGCGTGAGATATTCTCACTGATCGAGCAGATTGCACCGTCGAACGTATCGGTGCTGATCACCGGCGAGAGCGGCACAGGCAAAGAGCTGGTTGCGCGCACGCTGCACGACCTGAGTCCGCGCAAGCCGCATCCGTTTGTCGCGGTGAATTGCGCGGCGATTCCGGAGACGCTGATCGAAAGCGAGATCTTCGGCCACGAGAAGGGTTCCTTCACTGGCGCGCTGGAACGGCGCATCGGGTGCTTCGAGCTGGCGACACAGGGTACTCTGCTGCTCGACGAGCTTGCGGAGATGCCTATCGGCACACAGGCCAAGCTGCTGCGCGTACTTGAAGAGCGCAAGCTGCGCCGCTTAGGTGCTCGGACTGAAGTCGACGTCGACGTTCGCGTGCTGGCCGCCACCAACCGCAACCCTGAAGAAGCGATATCCGGCGGCAATCTGCGCGCCGACCTGTTCTATCGGCTTAACGTGTTTCACATTCACATGCCGCCGCTGCGTACGCACCTGGAGGATCTGCCTTCGATGGCGGAGGCGATGCTGGCGGAGATGAACGCCAAGCACAATCGCAATGTAGCGGGGCTGGCGCCGTCGATTCTCGACCGCATGATTGCCTACAACTGGCCTGGGAATGCGCGCGAATTGCGCAACACGATTGAGCGCGCTGTGATTCTCTGCCCCGACCGCGCCCCGCTCGACGCCGGGCACCTGCCGCCGGGCTTCGGCAAGCAGCACACCGCTGCGCCGGTGGCTGACGACAGCAGCGTGATTCCAGTACGCGTGGGCAACACCGTCGACGAAGCCGAGCGCATGCTCATCTTGAAGACGCTTGAGGCTACGGGGCAGAACAAGACGCGCGCGGCCGAGATTCTGGGCGTGAGCCTGAAGACGCTGCACAACAAGCTCAAGGAGTACAGCCAGGCCGGACAGCCGGCCTGA
- a CDS encoding RNA polymerase sigma factor, which yields MPDRFSNPVAGPARSPSGGAQPRNSAEDDRLLLERVEARDQGAMAAIFDSYSRMAYSIALRVLKDPAQAEDVMQDVFFQVWQNPRAFAPERGSLGAWLAVVVRNRAIDAMRRRRPSDPVEDVVLASAADVAGEVEQSTMIERVRGVMKNLPPEQRESLELAFFGGMTHTEIAEKKGEPLGTVKTRIRAALGSLRKAFQT from the coding sequence ATGCCTGATCGGTTCTCAAATCCGGTTGCGGGCCCCGCGCGTTCCCCTAGTGGAGGCGCGCAACCACGCAACTCCGCTGAGGACGACCGGCTTCTGCTCGAACGTGTGGAAGCGCGCGATCAGGGGGCAATGGCTGCGATCTTCGACAGCTACAGCCGCATGGCCTACTCCATTGCGCTGCGGGTGTTGAAGGATCCGGCGCAGGCCGAAGATGTGATGCAGGACGTATTCTTCCAAGTCTGGCAAAATCCGCGGGCATTTGCCCCCGAACGTGGCTCACTGGGCGCGTGGCTGGCCGTGGTGGTGCGCAACCGCGCCATCGACGCGATGCGCAGAAGGCGGCCGTCCGATCCGGTGGAAGACGTAGTGCTGGCCTCGGCTGCGGATGTTGCGGGCGAGGTGGAACAGTCAACGATGATTGAGCGCGTGCGCGGCGTGATGAAGAACCTTCCGCCGGAGCAGCGTGAGAGTCTGGAGCTGGCTTTCTTTGGAGGCATGACCCACACGGAGATCGCAGAGAAGAAGGGCGAGCCGCTCGGCACGGTGAAGACTCGCATAAGGGCAGCACTTGGCAGCCTGCGAAAGGCTTTTCAGACATGA
- a CDS encoding formylglycine-generating enzyme family protein gives MLDGDEPVITVPRKIRWAVGFLFVSAAFALLSFAQDSHYSPHGQQIPPPECFTIKGAWEGGYSPCNPGSHQAWLHDITHWRMERRVRVGYDPARYMMPELKWTQSSFMQPQMMVHDRYFYDPVAGKYTVDRYLDDLEKRYGGIDAVLIWATYPNMGIDDRNQLDMVRSMPGGVEGVRKMVADFHRRGVRVLFPMMMWDQGTRQPDKPWPDALAELMKEIGADGVNGDTQDGVPLAFSLAAEKIGHPLAFEPEGGPHDEGISWNVMTWGQYTFQFVPTVDRYRWLEPRHMVNIQGRWNRDKTDDLQFAFFNGEGWESWENVWGIWNGVTPRDGEATRRVAAIERGIAQFLVSQDWEPFYPMHRYGVFASRWPLGGRTAFTIVNRNDYAVEGRQISLPHKDGMRYFDLYHGEELKPETEAGADVLSFVTEAHAYGAILAQPGEPDEGTRALMAKMKQMTAQPLASYSHEWRALGQQLVEIAPTAPAATAPDGMVRIPGGDWLFKVEGIEIEGDNDAGVDVQYPWEDSARRFHEHPMQIKPFYMDKFPVTNAEFKKFLDASHYHPTDDLNFLKDWKDGTYPDGAAKKPVTWVSLEDARAYAKWAGKRLPHEWEWQFAAQGTDNRIFPWGECDWLAPITAGGPFACPWQKDPADAPAPVPDKERVMAAASDVDAHPHGASPFGVMDMVGNVWQWTDEYVDDHTRAAILRGGSHYEPQGSIWYFPQAYRNSQHGKLLLMGPSYDRSGALGFRCVKDAQ, from the coding sequence TTGCTGGACGGAGACGAGCCGGTGATTACGGTGCCTCGCAAGATCAGGTGGGCTGTTGGGTTCTTGTTTGTCAGCGCGGCTTTCGCGCTGCTTTCTTTCGCACAGGATTCGCACTATTCGCCGCACGGGCAGCAGATTCCGCCGCCGGAGTGCTTCACGATTAAAGGCGCGTGGGAGGGCGGCTACTCGCCGTGTAATCCCGGCAGCCACCAGGCGTGGCTCCACGACATCACGCACTGGCGCATGGAGCGCCGCGTCCGCGTCGGGTACGATCCAGCTCGCTACATGATGCCGGAGCTGAAATGGACGCAGTCCAGCTTCATGCAGCCGCAGATGATGGTGCACGACCGCTACTTCTACGATCCGGTTGCGGGTAAATACACCGTAGACCGTTACCTCGACGATCTGGAGAAGCGCTACGGCGGCATCGATGCCGTACTGATCTGGGCGACGTATCCGAATATGGGTATCGACGACCGCAACCAGCTCGACATGGTGCGATCCATGCCGGGTGGCGTCGAGGGCGTGCGCAAGATGGTCGCCGACTTTCATCGCCGTGGCGTGAGGGTGCTCTTCCCCATGATGATGTGGGACCAGGGCACGCGGCAGCCCGACAAACCCTGGCCCGACGCACTCGCCGAGCTGATGAAGGAGATCGGCGCGGACGGCGTGAACGGCGACACCCAGGATGGCGTGCCACTGGCGTTTTCGCTGGCGGCGGAGAAGATCGGGCATCCGCTTGCGTTTGAGCCTGAAGGCGGCCCGCACGACGAAGGCATCTCGTGGAACGTGATGACCTGGGGCCAGTACACATTCCAATTTGTGCCCACCGTCGATCGCTATCGCTGGCTCGAGCCGCGGCACATGGTTAATATTCAGGGCCGCTGGAATCGCGACAAGACCGACGACCTGCAGTTCGCCTTCTTCAACGGCGAGGGCTGGGAGAGCTGGGAGAACGTGTGGGGCATCTGGAACGGCGTGACGCCGCGCGATGGCGAGGCGACGCGACGGGTGGCGGCGATCGAGCGCGGCATCGCTCAATTTCTCGTCAGCCAGGACTGGGAGCCGTTCTATCCGATGCACCGCTATGGAGTGTTCGCGAGCCGCTGGCCGCTTGGCGGCCGCACTGCGTTCACCATCGTGAACCGCAATGACTACGCCGTCGAAGGCCGGCAGATTTCGCTGCCGCACAAGGACGGCATGCGGTACTTCGACCTCTATCACGGCGAAGAACTCAAACCGGAGACCGAAGCCGGCGCGGACGTGCTTTCGTTTGTGACGGAAGCGCACGCCTATGGCGCGATCCTCGCTCAGCCTGGCGAGCCCGATGAGGGCACTCGAGCGCTGATGGCGAAGATGAAGCAGATGACGGCGCAGCCGTTGGCCAGCTACTCGCATGAGTGGAGGGCGCTTGGGCAGCAGCTTGTGGAGATTGCGCCGACCGCGCCCGCGGCAACGGCCCCGGATGGCATGGTGCGCATTCCCGGCGGGGACTGGCTTTTCAAGGTGGAAGGCATCGAGATCGAGGGCGACAACGATGCGGGCGTGGACGTGCAGTATCCGTGGGAGGATTCGGCGCGGCGTTTCCACGAGCACCCCATGCAGATCAAGCCGTTCTACATGGACAAGTTCCCGGTGACGAACGCCGAGTTCAAGAAGTTCCTCGACGCCTCGCATTACCACCCCACAGATGATCTCAACTTTCTGAAAGATTGGAAGGACGGCACGTACCCCGATGGCGCGGCCAAGAAGCCGGTGACGTGGGTTTCGCTGGAGGATGCGCGCGCCTACGCGAAGTGGGCCGGCAAGCGGCTGCCGCATGAGTGGGAGTGGCAGTTCGCAGCTCAGGGTACGGATAACCGCATCTTTCCATGGGGTGAGTGCGACTGGCTCGCGCCCATTACTGCCGGCGGTCCATTCGCGTGCCCCTGGCAGAAGGACCCCGCGGATGCACCCGCGCCGGTGCCCGATAAGGAGCGCGTGATGGCCGCGGCCAGCGACGTGGATGCGCATCCGCATGGAGCCAGTCCGTTCGGCGTGATGGACATGGTGGGCAATGTGTGGCAGTGGACCGATGAGTATGTCGATGACCATACCCGTGCGGCGATTCTGCGCGGCGGCAGCCACTATGAACCGCAGGGATCAATCTGGTACTTCCCGCAGGCTTATCGCAACTCGCAGCACGGCAAGCTGCTCCTGATGGGTCCGAGCTACGACCGGTCGGGTGCGTTGGGATTCCGCTGTGTGAAGGACGCACAGTAG